A region of the Prochlorococcus marinus XMU1402 genome:
TAATGATCTTTAACTGTTTTTTAATAACAACAGATTTAATTAAAACACCTGAATCAGATAAATCACTTATCTGGTTAGGGCTACTAAATTGGATCCCTCTATTTTGGTGTTTCTGGGGTTTTCAAAATTATCTAAACACAAAAAATGACAGGTTGGTTGCTTCAAAATTACTTGTTATTGGATCAATACCAGTTTTAATAAGTGGTTTTTGTCAAAAATTCCTTGGTCTATATGGACCCTACAGATTTTTTAACAATTTAATAATTTGGTATCAACGCCCTTTAGGAGCTGATGGAGGCGTATCTGGATTATTTAATAATCAAAATTATGCTGGTGCTTGGTTATGTATTATATTCCCACTTTGTCTAGGATTTTTATTACAAAAACATAAGAAAATTTTTCTGAACTATATTAATTTCTCAGTTGTATCCTCATTTGTAACAATGATAATCTTAACAACATCTAGATCAGCAATATTAGCGATGTTAATTTCTTACTTAAATTTAGAAAAATTTACTAGAAATAAAGTTCTGGCAATTTTTATCTCTATCCTTTCATTAATTCTGTTAGGTAATATTTTACTTCTTATTAATATTGATATTCAGAAATACATAACAGACTATCTACCAACTGGAATTTTAAATAAAATAATTTATTTTAAATTTTCAAATTTAGACACTTTACCAAGATTTGATATTTGGAGTAAATCACTAACTTTCATAAATCAAAATTTATTTTTTGGATATGGTGCTGGATCATTCCCAAATATGTATGTTCTATTTGATGGAAATTTTGAAGGAATGCAACATACACATAATATTTTCTTAGAGCTTGCCTTTAATCATGGATTATTAGTTGCGCTTTTAATTTTATTTACAATGGTTAGTATTTTAATTACTGCATCAAAAAATTATTTTTTTAATAATAGTCAGGATTTATCTTTAATTGATAAAGCATGGATTATATCATTTGCTAATTTCATAATAATTCATATGTTTGATATTACATATTTTGATGGCAGAATTAGTATTTTATGTTGGACCCTATTAGCAGGCTTAAGAAAAATGAAAAAAAATATACCTAAAATATAGAAATAGAATTTCTAGCCTTTATAAATTTTTCCCCAAAAACACACTCATATAAAGTTCTTAATTAGTAACGAAAGTTCTTATTTTACAACTTTTAGTCAAGCTAAATTATTCTTCTAAAAAAGTCTTACATTAAACATATCAATCCTTTATTTTAGAAAATTCAGCAATAATTTAACTTACTAAAAAAATAGTAAGATCTTTTTATTTTATAAGTTCTTTTTCATTGACCAGAAATGATCTAAGGGCCACTATATTCATTTCTAATTTAATTAAAGAAGCTAATTTATTTAATCGAATTTTTTCTTTTTTTATTTTCCCAAACGGAGGAATTTTCAATATTATAAAAATACTTTGAAAAATTTTTTATCCCTGTTCATTTCCTAAAACTTTTTAACTTTAACTTTTTAAGATTTTTCTCTACATATTTATTAAAAAGTAAGGAGAAATATATTTAGAATAAATGTATAAATCTATAATTCATCATATATTGATAATGTTTGCGAATTAATTATTTCAGATGAGAATTCTGATTTTGCAATTCTTAAACTCTCTTTTCCCATTTTAATTCTCAACTCTTTATCTTCAATCAATTTTTGGATTGCCAAAGATAATTTTTTAGATTCTTTTATAGGAACCAAATATCCATTTACTCCCTCTAAAACCACTTCTTTACATCCTACTGTATTAGTAGTAACTAAAGGCAATCCAATAGCAGCACCTTCTAAGAGACACTTTGGAAGACCCTCTCTATAAGAGGGTAAACATAGGATATCAGTCTCCAATAATATCCTGTTAACATCATTTACCCATCCTAACCATTCTATAATTTTTTTATCATTCCATTCTTCTAATTTTGATTGTTTGAGAGATGTTGGATTTTTCTTGTCAATATCCCCTATAAGTAAAAATCTAGCCTTTATCTTTTTATAATGTAA
Encoded here:
- a CDS encoding O-antigen ligase family protein yields the protein MIVKKFKHINLRNKLTNNQPKKLGFKLFRIGILLLATAPSLSFLLLLFSTFGGLLSRENKFLEDKYSRLLILSSFLMIFNCFLITTDLIKTPESDKSLIWLGLLNWIPLFWCFWGFQNYLNTKNDRLVASKLLVIGSIPVLISGFCQKFLGLYGPYRFFNNLIIWYQRPLGADGGVSGLFNNQNYAGAWLCIIFPLCLGFLLQKHKKIFLNYINFSVVSSFVTMIILTTSRSAILAMLISYLNLEKFTRNKVLAIFISILSLILLGNILLLINIDIQKYITDYLPTGILNKIIYFKFSNLDTLPRFDIWSKSLTFINQNLFFGYGAGSFPNMYVLFDGNFEGMQHTHNIFLELAFNHGLLVALLILFTMVSILITASKNYFFNNSQDLSLIDKAWIISFANFIIIHMFDITYFDGRISILCWTLLAGLRKMKKNIPKI